Proteins encoded by one window of Lathyrus oleraceus cultivar Zhongwan6 chromosome 1, CAAS_Psat_ZW6_1.0, whole genome shotgun sequence:
- the LOC127134807 gene encoding uncharacterized protein LOC127134807, which produces MASLTPGVLSKLLQNAGNRVTGEHRQALLQVTEIIPRLSEDTWQPNTGYFLKLSDSLHSAYVSVSDSDAELIRSDKLQLGQFVYVTRFDSDDSSSPVPLVCGLNPLPKRRPCVGNPTDLVSSDSLSFLTTSKPNNNVKKKKMNKGSVSGSVLRSHSNGNKKNNVVVGMRRLSLDSSTRRVWDHSVVSKTKPPSPSSSSRFKFNKSTSTSPNVIDKRVSLKTDSHSHSPVKKKSLTSIVSPLKNKNENLCPKTTGTPPRKSAATIPKLACTGNGTVPRQLVKVPLNFKTWYDKSGSWDNLPQPISNLGKQIVTHRNVAFSAAVRSLEEASAADTVLQCMRLFSELCESRQTLSAGLLVKQFLELHLSLQRVKLTFDSLLSTPPETKPSSQITIQSLVEDACKVPTRKNATFWIQAALDTNFSKFNLYKTQEKSEALNGERCHYVIIENEDSRAEMNTEESTIRNKKSHTTQANPLQNSTGKRLPSSKQNLLVDKNNDTEKQKQSKECELKSAASLAEKLLVASCEWFLKYLEESISNEFGLKNEGSSEVACLLGQLRKVNHWLDNLDSKDKVDHRTEKLRTSLYRFLLEHVNSAVASS; this is translated from the exons ATGGCGTCTCTAACCCCCGGCGTCCTCTCCAAGCTTCTCCAAAACGCCGGCAACCGAGTAACCGGCGAGCACCGTCAAGCACTCCTTCAAGTAACAGAGATCATCCCGCGTCTTTCGGAGGACACGTGGCAACCCAACACCGGCTACTTTCTCAAACTCTCCGACTCTCTCCATTCCGCTTACGTCTCCGTCTCCGACTCCGACGCCGAGTTAATCCGCTCCGACAAACTCCAACTCGGTCAGTTCGTTTACGTAACTCGCTTTGACTCGGACGATTCATCTTCTCCCGTTCCACTCGTTTGTGGCTTAAACCCTCTTCCTAAAAGAAGACCGTGCGTCGGAAATCCCACTGATTTGGTCTCTAGTGATTCTTTAAGCTTTCTTACAACTTCAAAACCAAACAACAACGttaaaaagaagaagatgaataaaGGGTCAGTGTCGGGGTCAGTTCTAAGGTCACACTCTAATGGAAACAAGAAAAACAATGTGGTTGTTGGAATGAGAAGGTTGAGTTTAGATTCTTCTACTAGAAGAGTTTGGGATCACAGTGTTGTTTCTAAAACCAAACCACCTTCTCCAAGTTCAAGTTCTAGATTCAAATTCAACAAATCTACCTCAACTTCACCTAAT GTGATAGACAAGAGGGTGTCTCTGAAAACTGATTCTCATTCTCATTCTCCAGTGAAGAAGAAGTCTCTAACTTCAATTGTGTCACCATTGAAGAACAAGAATGAGAACTTGTGTCCCAAAACAACAGGCACACCTCCTAGGAAAAGTGCTGCTACTATTCCTAAGTTAGCATGTACTGGAAATGGCACTGTTCCAAGACAACTTGTTAAGGTGCCATTGAATTTCAAAACATGGTATGATAAGTCTGGATCTTGGGATAATCTTCCGCAACCCATTTCTAATCTTGGAAAG CAAATTGTAACTCATAGGAATGTTGCTTTTTCGGCGGCTGTTAGATCTCTTGAAGAAGCATCTGCTGCAGATACAGTGCTTCAATGCATGCG CTTGTTTTCTGAACTCTGCGAGTCTCGTCAGACACTTTCTGCTGGTTTGCTTGTGAAGCAGTTCTTGGAACTTCATCTTAGTCTGCAAAGAGTAAAATTGACATTTGATTCCTTACTTTCCACACCTCCTGAAACAAAACCAAGCAGCCAAATCACTATACAGTCTCTAGTAGAAGATGCTTGTAAAGTTCCGACTCGCAAGAATGCTACATTTTGGATACAAGCTGCATTAGATACCAACTTTTCAAAATTCAATTTATACAAAACACAAGAAAAAAGCGAGGCTTTGAATGGTGAGAGATGTCATTATGTTATCATTGAGAATGAGGATTCTCGGGCGGAAATGAATACCGAGGAATCCACCATTCGAAACAAGAAAAGTCACACAACACAAGCAAATCCCTTACAAAATTCAACTGGTAAAAGACTTCCTTCTTCAAAGCAGAATCTCTTGGTAGACAAGAACAATGATACAGAGAAACAGAAACAGTCAAAAGAATGTGAACTTAAATCGGCTGCGAGTTTGGCAGAAAAACTGCTTGTGGCTTCTTGTGAATGGTTCTTGAAGTACTTGGAGGAATCTATAAGTAATGAATTTGGGTTGAAAAATGAAGGGAGCAGTGAAGTTGCATGTCTTCTTGGACAGCTAAGAAAGGTTAATCACTGGTTAGATAATTTGGATAGTAAAGACAAGGTTGATCATAGGACAGAGAAGTTGAGGACAAGTTTGTACCGATTTTTACTCGAGCATGTTAACTCTGCTGTTGCTTCTAGTTAG
- the LOC127134823 gene encoding protein SOSEKI 1: protein MEAKGGGEVRRLHIIYFLSHMGGHAEHPHLIRVLHLARNGVFLRDIKRWLGELRGKDLPESFAWSYKRRYKSGYVWQDLMDDDLITPISDNEYVLKGSQIHTTPFETQSINSINEKKNGSDIAVEVEEDNKQKQQKKPSLSEEESEIRQETDTRKNNLNHVSSEISQDSLVFSSDRSSVTDDDSSSKVEEEKLLSNSKDSCLGEKNHEKFESFTFPSLYHNLMSKKGKKDGHDNKTETTTTPPDSTLSTPTSSTSSQSSFTKIRSNSTRVSSVFRNLIGCGAVATNDAAFVSLKTAPKLVPKETKYVLGKRGEICRGDKLGGSARCFSTPWSCHDQNGHYEPRKSCDGGEISKSRKKLSELMSQTSHKPFGGPVCSQCGKSFKPEKMHKHMKSCKGMKGMGTSNIAEETQHQRSTSSCKDYLLQN from the exons ATGGAAGCAAAAGGTGGCGGAGAAGTTAGAAGGCTTCACATAATCTATTTTCTTAGTCATATGGGTGGTCATGCAGAACATCCTCATCTCATTCGTGTTCTTCATCTCGCTCGAAATGGTGTTTTTCTCCGAG ATATTAAGAGATGGCTAGGTGAATTGAGAGGAAAAGACTTACCTGAATCATTTGCTTGGTCCTACAAAAG GAGGTACAAGAGTGGATATGTGTGGCAGGATTTAATGGATGACGACCTCATAACCCCCATTTCAGATAATGAATACGTCCTCAAAGGATCACAAATCCACACTACCCCTTTTG AAACTCAATCAATAAATTCAATCAATGAAAAGAAGAATGGTTCTGATATAGCTGTAGAGGTTGAAGAGGACAACAAACAAAAGCAGCAAAAGAAACCATCTTTATCGGAAGAAGAATCTGAAATTCGGCAAGAAACTGATACGAGAAAGAATAATCTAAATCATGTGTCATCAGAAATAAGTCAGGATTCATTGGTTTTCAGCTCGGACAGATCGTCGGTGACCGATGATGATTCGTCTTCCAAAGTCGAAGAAGAGAAGCTTTTAAGTAATAGTAAAGATAGTTGTTTGGGTGAAAAGAATCATGAGAAATTTGAGAGTTTCACATTTCCTTCTTTGTATCATAATTTGATGAGTAAGAAGGGTAAAAAAGATGGACATGATAACAAAACTGAAACTACTACTACACCTCCTGATTCAACATTGTCGACTCCAACTTCGTCAACATCGTCTCAGTCCTCTTTTACTAAGATCAGAAGCAACTCTACTAGAGTTTCTAGTGTGTTCAGAAATTTGATTGGTTGTGGAGCTGTGGCAACAAATGATGCTGCTTTTGTCTCTTTGAAAACTGCTCCAAAACTTGTCCCTAAAGAAACTAAGTATGTGCTTGGAAAAAGGGGTGAGATTTGTAGAGGAGACAAATTGGGAGGATCGGCTAGGTGTTTTAGTACTCCTTGGAGTTGCCATGACCAAAATGGACATTATGAACCTAG AAAAAGCTGTGATGGAGGGGAAATAAGCAAAAGCAGGAAAAAGCTAAGCGAGTTAATGAGTCAAACTTCTCATAAACCATTTGGGGGACCAGTTTGCTC GCAATGTGGGAAATCATTTAAGCCTGAGAAAATGCACAAACACATGAAGTCTTGTAAAGGAATGAAAGGCATGGGAACTTCAAATATTGCTGAGGAAACACAACATCAGAGATCAACTTCCTCTTGTAAAGATTACCTTTTGCAAAATTAA